Proteins encoded within one genomic window of Streptomyces sp. NBC_01314:
- a CDS encoding FCD domain-containing protein, with protein sequence MLLQVLSTRTQRVRIVRGSRTRRALDQAHQDHEAILAALQARDGPLAVSTTTVHIAVVEQWLAGKTLPSAPLRRGTPPTPRTDPARAPPRGARKSRGRGPDPRETPCLQQYDHLFAEQVDLFQHALRRINRAEPQRWMAAVP encoded by the coding sequence ATGCTGCTCCAAGTCCTCTCCACTCGTACCCAGCGCGTGCGCATCGTCCGGGGCAGCCGCACCCGGCGCGCCCTGGACCAAGCCCACCAGGACCACGAGGCGATCCTCGCCGCGCTCCAGGCACGCGACGGCCCTCTGGCCGTCTCCACCACCACCGTCCATATCGCCGTGGTGGAGCAGTGGCTGGCGGGGAAAACCCTGCCGTCGGCGCCTCTCCGCCGGGGCACACCGCCGACCCCGCGAACTGACCCTGCACGGGCCCCGCCACGCGGGGCCCGAAAGAGCCGAGGCAGAGGACCGGACCCGCGGGAAACGCCCTGCTTGCAGCAGTACGATCACCTCTTCGCCGAGCAGGTCGACTTGTTCCAGCACGCACTTCGGCGGATCAATCGGGCCGAACCGCAAAGATGGATGGCCGCTGTGCCGTGA